The sequence below is a genomic window from Rudanella lutea DSM 19387.
CGGGTTCTGGAAACCGAAGCCGTACTGAGCCGGATGGGCGCCGAGGTAACCACTACCTTGTACCCGAATTTCGCCCACACAATTAATGAGGATGAACTGAAAACCATTAACTTGTTACTGCGTGGGCGTTGATAAATCCCGATGATATGAGCCAGTACATGGTTGAATTTGCGCTTCCGGCCGAAATGAACGAAGAATTTGTTCAGAAAATACCGGCCCAGCGGCTGAAGGTCAACGAACTGATGGAAAGCGGCAAAATGCTTTCGTATTCGCTCTCGGCCGACCGCCAAAAGCTGTGGTGCATTTTGAAGGTAGATTCGGAGCTGGAAGTTATGGAAGTAATTGCCCAGTTTCCGCTCATCCAATACATGGACCCCACCATCAGCGAGCTAATGTTTCATAACATGGTGGCGGCCCGCATTCCGTTGTTTTCGCTCAATTAGTGTAAATTATGGAAAATGGCTGACGCGAGGGCCTTCGACAGGCTCAGGCTGACATCGGTTTGAGAGCCGCCCGTTAGCCTGAGCCTGTCGAAGGCCCTTGTCGTTCGGCGCATTGGTCGGCAACTATTTTTGAAGCAAATACTTGCGATGCTTAGTATCCATACTTCACGTCAGTTAATGTTTTTTCGGCCTCACTCCGCCAGCAATACCTCCTGCGCGGCTCGCTCGCCGGAGCGTACGGCCCCGTCCATATAGCCATTCCAGACTTCGGCAGTTTCGGTGCCAGCCCAGTGAATCCGGCCGACGGGTTCACGCAAAGCCGTGCCGTATTGGGTCCAGACGCCCGGTCCAAACAAACCGGCATAACAGCCCCGGCTCCAGGCTTCATCCACAAAGCTGTGATCAAGGTAACGCGTAGGCCTGTCAGCCGCGGGCCCAAACAAGGTGGTAAATGACGCCAGTGCCGATGCCTGCCGCTCGGCCTCACTCAGTTGCCCAAACGCCCGCGCCTGATTCCCCAGCACGAAACCCATCAGAATGCCCCGGCCACCATCGGCTGGTGAATTGTCGAACGTGACGGTTACGTGCCCCTCAGGTGTGGCCGCGAGCCCATTCAGTCCCTGATCGCGCCAGAAAGGGCGCTCGTAGAACGCATAGCATTTCCAGACGACGCCCATCGGTACGTTTTGCTGAAGTTGTACCCGTTTAGGGGGCAGAGCGGGCGTAAACTGAATTTCATTGGCCAGTATAGGCGGAATAGCCACAATGACCCGCCGGGCTGTATAGTCAAAATCGGGGCCACTGACCCGGACTCCCTGTTCGGTTTGCTCAATCTGATGCACCGGCGCATTCAGGCGAATATGCCCATGCAGCTCGGCGGCCATTTGGTCGGCTATCCGTTGAGAGCCGCCCACAAACCGTTCTTCCTGCGCGCCATTTTTTACGTTCATCAGCGTGTCCAGGTCCCGGCCCGACTTGATGTAGAACAACGTGTGCAGCATTGAAATATCGGCCGGGTCGGCGGCCCAAATCGCTTCGGCGGCAATTTTGAGGAACTGTCGGGCGGTTCTGTAACCCACGTGTTGCTGCATCCAGTCGGCTAGGGTGATAGCGTCGAGCTGTTGGGCGTTGGGCGAGGCCCACGGCTGTTTCAGATCAATGGTCCTTGCCAGTTTGTTCAGTTTTTTGATGTGCCAGTCGAGGCTCAGTAACGACAGCAGGGGGAGGGGTGGTATGAGGCCTTTGTAGCGTTTTACTTTGCCCCGGAATAGCTGCGTGCTTTTGCCGTCGTTGTAGGTTGGGTAGGTTTCAACGCCATACTCCCGGGCCAGCGCGTACATCCGGTCCTGCGTAGGGCCAACCCAGGCCGCCCCCAGATCAACGTACGAACCGTCGTCGAAATGGCGTGTCCAGACCCGGCCACCGATTCGGTCGCGGGCTTCGAGAACCAGCACGCTTTTGCCCGCCCGGTGTAGGTTACGGGCGGCTGTCAGGCCGGCATAACCAGCCCCTACAACAATGACATCATGGGTGGTTGGGTGTTCGGTAGGCATTTATTTGGGTGGTTTAGGGCTTGTAAGATAGGTCTTTAAATAAAGAAAGGGCTTTGTGAAGTGTGTAGAGATGTCATCTTTTCAAACAAAATGACATCTCTACACACTTCACAAAGCCCTCGATGCTGAAACCGGCCTAACGATTAGTTTATGATCGCGTCGATAGCCCAGGTGACAATCGACACCACAATACTAAACAGCAAAGCGGCAAAGAAACCACTGACGGCAAAGCCGTCGACGATAGATGCTGCCAGATACACCATGATGACGTTAATGACGAGGTAGAACAAACCCAGCGTCAGAATGGTGATTGGGATAGTGAGCAGTACCAGAATTGGTTTCAGAAACGCGTTGAGCAAGCCCAGCACGATAGCCACGATGATAGCGGCTCCGAAACCGTCGACTCGGATACCCGGAATGAACTGACTGGCGATAAACACCGCCACAGCGCTGATCAGAATGCGAATGATGAGTCCCATTTTTCAGTTTTACAGTTTGTACTATTCAGGTTGCGGCCAGCCGTTCGGAGGGCCGCCCTCCTACGAATGATAACAACCTGAGCGCGAAAGATAGGATTTGAATCCTATTTTCCGGCGTGACGGCCCTGTAAAATCGTGATGACTTCGTCGAGGTCGATGTTTTTCTGCTCGAGCAACACCAGAAAATGGAACAGCAAATCGGCGGCTTCGCCCCGGAATAGGTCGTCGTTGTTGTCTTTGGCTTCGATTACCAGCTCAACGGCCTCTTCGCCAACCTTTTGCGCAATTTTGTTGACCCCCCGGTTGAATAACGACGTGGTGTACGATTTTTCGGTGGGATTCACGCGCCGGTCGTGGATAATGCCTTGCAGGTAGTTCAGGAACTGCCCTTTTCCCCGGTTTACCTCCTCAAAACAGGTATCGGCACCGGTATGGCAGGTAGGGCCGGCGGGCGATGCCTTAATCAGCAGGGTGTCGCCGTCGCAGTCGATCAGGATCTGCCGAACGTGCAAAAAGTTATTGGAGGTTTCGCCCTTGGTCCAGAGCCTACCTTTGCTCCGGCTGAAAAACGTAACCACACCCTCGGCCTGAGTTTTGTCGTAGGCTTCCCGGTTCATGTAGCCCACCATGAGCACCTTACCGGTTTGTTCGTCCTGCACCACGGCGGGCACAAGGCCGTCGGGCGATTTGCTAAAATCAATTGTTGTCATACAATTCGTTTGCTTGAGAAACGCCTAATTAGTCAGGCGCATCGGAATACCTTGTTGGGCCAAATACTGCTTAAGCTCAGGAATATCGATCTCTTTGAAGTGAAAAATGCTGGCTGCCAGCCCGGCATCGGCTTTGCCAGTGGTAAACACATCCACAAAGTGATCCATGGTGCCCGCGCCCCCCGACGCAATCACCGGTATATGAGCCGCCCCCGACACGGCTGCCGTCAGTTCGAGAGCAAAGCCTGCCTTGGTACCATCGGTGTCCATTGAGGTGAGCAGAATTTCGCCCGCCCCCCGATTTTCTACTTCTTTAGCCCATTCGAGCGTGCGCAAATGAGTGGGTTTGCGGCCGCCATGCGTGTGCACGATGTGTTGTCCCGGCGCTGACATTTCGTTTGAAGAAATGTCAGCGCCGGCGGGAATCCAGCGGGTGTCGATGGCCACCACAATACACTGGCTACCAAATTCGAGCGCGAGCTGATCGACCAGGGCGGGGTTACGCACGGCCGAGGAGTTGATCGAAACCTTGTCGGCACCGGCGTTGAGCAGCGCCGATACGTCGGCCACCGACGAGATTCCTCCGCCTACAGTAAACGGAATATTGACCGCGTGGGCCACCCGCCGGACGAGTTCAATCAGGGTTTTGCGCTCGTCGACGGTGGCGGTAATATCCAGAAAAACAAGCTCATCGGCCCCTTGTCGTGCGTAAATAGCCCCCAGTTCTACGGGGTCGCCAGCATCGCGCAGGTTCACGAAGTTCGTTCCTTTTACGGTGCGCCCGTCTTTGATATCGAGACAGGGAATAATTCGTTTTGTTAGCATTAGTAGCTGGTAAATAATTTGCGGTGCATGTACCAGTGGGGCTCTTCGGGGTTGACGAAGCCAAACTGACGGTAGAGCCCCTGCGCATCTTGCGTGACCAGAATCCACCGGCGCAGCCCCTGCAATTCGGGGTATTCGGTGATGTACTGAACCAGTTTTTTGGAAAGGCCCCGGCCCCGATTGCTCTCAACCACGAACACATCGGACAGGTACGCTACCGTAGTATAGTCAGTTACGACGCGGGCAAACCCAACCTGTTGTCCATCGGGGGCGTAGACCCCAAAACAAAGCGAGTGCGCAACGGCTTTCTCGACTTTTTCGAGCGGGATGTTCTGCGCCCAGTACGACTCCTGACTCAGAAACCCGTGAATCACGTTCAGGTCGAGCCGGGATTTGTCGGTGCTGATGGTGTAATTTTCGGTCATGTGGTACAAACGGGTTTAGGCGGATAGGTTCGTCGGCAGATGTCTGTTGGGTTTTTAGCTAGTGAGAACAGCTGCTTCAGGATCGACACTACCTGTTGAAGTTCAACTACTTTGGTTCGGACTTTACCGTATCCGGCCGGGCAATGGTATTTGTACGTTCGATGGCCCTCGGCCGAAAAAATGTCGAAACGGTAGCTGATGCCGTCGCCAATGATTACGTAACGCTCCGTGTTCTTCGGGGCTTTTACGGTTACCTCGCCTTCCTTGTCGACACTCACGACAGTACTGGGAATACTGGTATCGCGCGGAGCGGATTTGGGAAAAATCTGCTCTCGAAGTACCGATTGGTCGGGTAAGGTCAGTAATCCGTCCGACACTAATTGACTCCAGATAGCCGGGTCTACTTTCTTTCTTCGCGTTAAGCGCTCAGAATTTTCGAAACGATTTTGTGCCCAGTTCAGCGAGTATTCAGACAGAAATAAGCCCGCATCGGTTCGGTCGAGCACGTATAGCTTTTGGGCATCGCCATAGGCCAGGCTTACTTTGGTCCAGATGCGTACCTGATAGTTACCCGGTTTCAGCGGCAAGGTTTTTAGACCGACTTTCTGAGCCAACGCATCAAACCGGGCCTGCACCCGTGTGGAGTCGTCCGGGGTAGCACAGGCGGGCCAGTAAGCCAACCAGAAAAGGAGTAAAACGATGCGGCTCATACCTCAAAGTTAACTATTCAGGGCCATCAAGTCTTTCAGCGTCACGCGACCTTCGTAAATGGCCTTGCCTACAATCACCCCGAAGAGGTTCATTTCGGCCAGTTTCTCAATATCGCCCATGTTGGCAACCCCCCCACTGGCAATAATCTGCAAATCGGCCGACCGCTCCTGTAGGTTACGGTACAGCTCGAACGATGGACCCTGCAACAGCCCGTCTTTGGCCACATCGGTGCTGATTACGTACCGGATGCCTTTTTCGAGGTACTTCTCCACGAAGTCGTACACCCATACATCGGTGCCTTCTTCCCAGCCGCTCACGGCGATTTTCTCGTTTTTGGCGTCGGCCCCCAGAATAATGGCCTCGGGGCCGTATTGGGCGAGCCAACGTTCGAAGAGGTCGGGGTTTTTGACGGCGATACTGCCCCCGGTAACCTGCCTGGCGCCCGATTCGAACACAACTCGCAGGTCGTCGTCGGACTGTACCCCGCCACCAAAGTCGATATGGAGCCGGGTTTTGGTGGCAATCAGTTCGAGCACTTTCCAGTTGATGACGCGCTTTTGTTTGGCCCCGTCCAGATCCACCAGATGCAGCCGGGTCAGGCCCGCATCTTCAAATTGCTGAGCTACCTCAAGCGGGCGGGCGTTGTATTCTTTTTTCTGGTTGTAGTCGCCCTGCGTAAGCCGAACGGCCTTGCCGTCGATCAGGTCAATTGCGGGAATAATGTGCATAAACGGTATTGGGTTGGCCACAGAGCCGTTGCCACAACGGAGTTGCCCACACGGTTAAAGCGAAAGATTCAAAAAGTTTTCGAGCACGCGCTGCCCTACGTTGCCACTAATTTCGGCGTGAAATTGAGCCGCGTAGAAGTTGTCTTTCTGGAGCATAGCGCTGAACGGACGCCCGTACTCGCACACGGCCACGGTCTCGGGGCAAACGTCGGCCGCGTAGCTGTGTACGAAATACATGTAGGCATCGGCGGGAAGCCCTTCGGTGAGCGGCCCGCGTAGTTGATTGATGTTATTCCAGCCCATATGCGGTACTTTGAGGCCACCATCGGCCGGCAGCCGGCGCACATCAATATCAAAAATGCCCATGCAGGTCGTGTTGTTCTCTTCGGAGTGACGACACATGAGTTGCATGCCGATACAGGTACCCAGCACGGGTTGTTTCAGCGATGGAATCAGGCGATCGAGGCCGCGCTCGCGCAGGTACGCCATAGCGGTACTGGCTTCGCCTACGCCGGGAAAAATGACTTTGTCGGCCGACCGGATTTCGGTCTCATCGTCGGTCAGGAGGTAGCTCGCACCGATGCGGTCGAGGGCGTACATTACCGACTGAACGTTGCCTGCATTGTATTTGATAATGACGGTTTTCATAAAGTACAGTGAAGCGGTGCTTCGCTGGGCCGATAGGCCAACAGGCATCGCTTGCTCAAGCGTTTGTTAGTGGTTCAAAAGTTGGCCTATCGGCCCAGAGGAGCGGTGCTCCGCTGCACGGGTTGCGTCATAAGTACGCTTCGTTAACATACGTGTGTGGCCAATCTTGCCAATTTTCCACCAATTTTGCTTTGACGGGATTCTCCAAAACATATCGGATAATGTTTTCTAACTCAGCGCTATCTCGCACTACATGGTCGTAACTCTCTTGGTGCCAGAAGCTGCCCGTATGGCCAAGCAGTTTATTTGTATGACGTCCTGTATGGCTTTTGAACGATTGTAAAACCCTAAATAAAGGCCGGTCTTGCTTACCCTTATTTCGGGTATCAATGACGATATGGATATGATTCGACATAATGGTGTAAGCAATGAGGTCATACTGTTCTTGTTCTCTGAAATGCAGTGCTTCTTTCACTATGTTGGCAATTTCAGGCTTTGATAGCCAATAAGGGCCGTTCTGCGGATGGTCGAGGTGATGCTCAAAGTGAGCAAAGTAACGCTTTCGGTTGTCGGCTTTAAGTTGGTTCAATTGCTTTTCATCGATTATGCTTTTCTCCAACCTTTTTTGATCCAACTCATAACGTTCCTGTATCATCGCTACTATGGCAGTAGGTATGCTCCCTGATAACCTCATGGTAATGAAGAAGACCGCTTCGGTTGGCTGGATATGAGGCAAATTTCGATGATAATGCATATTGTACAGTGAAGCGGTGCTTCGCTGAGCCGATAGGCCAACAGGCATCGCTTACTCAAGCGTTTGTTAGGCGTTTATTCATTGGCCTTGCGGCCCAGCGGAGCATCGCTCCACTGTACCAATCAAAAAGCCCGGCTCTGGATGCAGAACCGGGCTCTTGTGTATTGTGTGTTGTTGCCAATTTCTTGCAAAAGCACAAAACAAACCGCATCGTTCTGCCTTATGGGCAAATCGAATGATGGTGGTGATGTACTGTCTTTGTGCTGAACATGGTACAAAGATACAAGATGGCTACCATTTTGCCACAAACTCATCGAACCGTTGCAACAAAAACCGTGATTTGGGGCCAACCTGCCCGTTGCCAATGGTGATCTCGCCAACCTGTACAATGGGTAGCACCCGTTTGGTCGAGCTGGTAGTAAAGGCCTCATCGGCATCCTGCAACTCAGAAAGCAATACGGGGCGTTCCTCCACAAAAAAGTCAGGCTTCGCCAGCTCAATCACGGTTCGGCGGGTGATACCCCGCAGAATGTGCCGGTTGGGCGTGATGAGCGTATTTCCTTTCACCAGAAAGAAATTACTCCGGCTCAACTCGCTGATTTCGCCGTCTTTATGATAGAGCAAATCCGACGCACCAGCCGCCCGAATAGCCGGGGCTTTCAGAATTACGCGCTTGTAATCGGTGCTTTTGATCTCAGCCATATCCCGAACGTATTCGTCGAGCATCACCCGGATCCCCACTTTGTACTGCTCGCCCGGTACCGGGTGAATGTCCTCTGTGATGATCAGCAGGTTAGGCTCTCCGATACTGATGCTATCGGCCGAATAGCCGCCCGTCAGCACAAACCGAAGGGCTACATCGGCCCCACCGGCCCGGTTAACGAGATCCATCACTAAGGCGTAGGTTTCGTCTTTGCCCATGGGTAGGGGCAAGCGTAGCCCCGTGGCCGAGTTCTGAAACCGCTCCCAGTACCAGTCCCACTGAAAAGGCCGGCCGTTGTAGGTCAGGAAGTAGTCGAACAGGCCGTAGCCGCGCAACAAACTCAGGTCGGTGATACCGATGCTCAGTTCATCGACAGGTCGGATGGTGCCGTTAAGATACCCGTAGTGCATACCGAAAACGATTAACGCTTTTTCTAAGCCAACTTCTTGTATTTGATGCGCTTGGGCGTGGCATCGGTGCCGAGCCGCTTGCGCCGGTTTTCTTCGTATTCAGAGAAGTTACCCTCAAACCAGTAAACCTGCGAATCGCCTTCAAACGCCAGAATGTGCGTAGCTACGCGGTCGAGGAACCAACGGTCGTGGCTGATGACCACGGCGCAACCGGCGAAGTTTTCGAGACCTTCTTCCAACGCCCGGAGGGTGTTCACGTCCAGGTCGTTGGTCGGTTCGTCGAGCAACAACAGGTTACCGCCTTCCTTGAGCGCAATGGCGAGGTGTACGCGGTTGCGCTCCCCGCCTGAGAGTGTGCCCACTTTTTTCTCCTGATCCGAACCGGCAAAGTTGAAGCGGCTGCAATATGCCCGGGCGTTGGATTGCTTTCCACCGAGCATAATCCACTCGTTGCCTTCCGAGATAGTCTGGAATACCGTTTTGTCGGGGTCAAGGCCGTCGTGTTCCTGATCTACGTAAGCCAGTTTTACGGTTTCGCCCACTTCAAAGGTGCCTGCGTCGGGTTTGAGCTGACCGGTAATCAGCTTGAACAAAGTCGTTTTACCCGCGCCGTTGGGGCCAATAATGCCCACAATACCTGCCTGTGGCAACGTAAAGTCGAGGTTTTCGTACAGCAGTTTATCGCCAAAGGCTTTGGCAACACCGTGCGCTTCAATAACCTTGGCACCGAGCCGGGGTCCGGGTGGAATAAAAATTTCGAGCTTCTGTTCGCGTTGTTGGGCGTCTTCGCTGAGGAGCTTCTCGTACGCACCCAAACGTGCTTTGGACTTAGCCTGCCGGGCCTTGGGAGCCATGCGCACCCACTCCAATTCGCGCTGAAGCGTCTTTTGGCGTTTCGATTCCGTTTTTTCCTCCTTGGCCAGGCGTTGTTCTTTCTGCTCCAGCCACGACGAGTAGTTGCCTTTCCAGGGGATACCTTCGCCCCGGTCGAGTTCGAGAATCCAGCCGGCCACATTGTCGAGGAAGTAACGGTCGTGGGTTACGGCAATCACCGTGCCTTTGTACTGCCGCAGGTGTTCTTCCAGCCACAACACCGACTCGGCATCGAGGTGGTTGGTGGGTTCGTCGAGCAACAGAACGTCGGGTTCCTGCAACAGCAGTCGGCAGAGGGCCACCCGGCGCTTTTCGCCCCCTGAGAGGGTGCTGATAAGCGCGTCGGAAGGGGGTGTCCGGAGGGCGTCCATGGCGCGCTCGAGCCGGGCGTCGAGTTCCCAGGCATTGTAGTGGTCGAGCTTCTCCTGCACCTCACCCTGCCGGGCAATAAGTTTGTCGAAATCGGCGTCGGGATCACCGAAGGCTTCATTGATTTGATCAAACTCTTTCAGCAGGTCGACAATGGGCTGAACGCCCTCTTCCACAACCTCTTTCACGGTTTTGCTGGGGTCGAGTTGGGGCTCTTGCTCAAGCATTCCGACCGAATAACCGGGCGAAAAAACAACCTCGCCGTTGTAGTTCTTGTCGATGCCGGCAATGATG
It includes:
- a CDS encoding muconolactone Delta-isomerase family protein translates to MSQYMVEFALPAEMNEEFVQKIPAQRLKVNELMESGKMLSYSLSADRQKLWCILKVDSELEVMEVIAQFPLIQYMDPTISELMFHNMVAARIPLFSLN
- a CDS encoding flavin monoamine oxidase family protein, with protein sequence MPTEHPTTHDVIVVGAGYAGLTAARNLHRAGKSVLVLEARDRIGGRVWTRHFDDGSYVDLGAAWVGPTQDRMYALAREYGVETYPTYNDGKSTQLFRGKVKRYKGLIPPLPLLSLLSLDWHIKKLNKLARTIDLKQPWASPNAQQLDAITLADWMQQHVGYRTARQFLKIAAEAIWAADPADISMLHTLFYIKSGRDLDTLMNVKNGAQEERFVGGSQRIADQMAAELHGHIRLNAPVHQIEQTEQGVRVSGPDFDYTARRVIVAIPPILANEIQFTPALPPKRVQLQQNVPMGVVWKCYAFYERPFWRDQGLNGLAATPEGHVTVTFDNSPADGGRGILMGFVLGNQARAFGQLSEAERQASALASFTTLFGPAADRPTRYLDHSFVDEAWSRGCYAGLFGPGVWTQYGTALREPVGRIHWAGTETAEVWNGYMDGAVRSGERAAQEVLLAE
- a CDS encoding phage holin family protein; the protein is MGLIIRILISAVAVFIASQFIPGIRVDGFGAAIIVAIVLGLLNAFLKPILVLLTIPITILTLGLFYLVINVIMVYLAASIVDGFAVSGFFAALLFSIVVSIVTWAIDAIIN
- the hisIE gene encoding bifunctional phosphoribosyl-AMP cyclohydrolase/phosphoribosyl-ATP diphosphatase HisIE, yielding MTTIDFSKSPDGLVPAVVQDEQTGKVLMVGYMNREAYDKTQAEGVVTFFSRSKGRLWTKGETSNNFLHVRQILIDCDGDTLLIKASPAGPTCHTGADTCFEEVNRGKGQFLNYLQGIIHDRRVNPTEKSYTTSLFNRGVNKIAQKVGEEAVELVIEAKDNNDDLFRGEAADLLFHFLVLLEQKNIDLDEVITILQGRHAGK
- the hisF gene encoding imidazole glycerol phosphate synthase subunit HisF, coding for MLTKRIIPCLDIKDGRTVKGTNFVNLRDAGDPVELGAIYARQGADELVFLDITATVDERKTLIELVRRVAHAVNIPFTVGGGISSVADVSALLNAGADKVSINSSAVRNPALVDQLALEFGSQCIVVAIDTRWIPAGADISSNEMSAPGQHIVHTHGGRKPTHLRTLEWAKEVENRGAGEILLTSMDTDGTKAGFALELTAAVSGAAHIPVIASGGAGTMDHFVDVFTTGKADAGLAASIFHFKEIDIPELKQYLAQQGIPMRLTN
- a CDS encoding GNAT family N-acetyltransferase, encoding MTENYTISTDKSRLDLNVIHGFLSQESYWAQNIPLEKVEKAVAHSLCFGVYAPDGQQVGFARVVTDYTTVAYLSDVFVVESNRGRGLSKKLVQYITEYPELQGLRRWILVTQDAQGLYRQFGFVNPEEPHWYMHRKLFTSY
- the hisA gene encoding 1-(5-phosphoribosyl)-5-[(5-phosphoribosylamino)methylideneamino]imidazole-4-carboxamide isomerase — translated: MHIIPAIDLIDGKAVRLTQGDYNQKKEYNARPLEVAQQFEDAGLTRLHLVDLDGAKQKRVINWKVLELIATKTRLHIDFGGGVQSDDDLRVVFESGARQVTGGSIAVKNPDLFERWLAQYGPEAIILGADAKNEKIAVSGWEEGTDVWVYDFVEKYLEKGIRYVISTDVAKDGLLQGPSFELYRNLQERSADLQIIASGGVANMGDIEKLAEMNLFGVIVGKAIYEGRVTLKDLMALNS
- the hisH gene encoding imidazole glycerol phosphate synthase subunit HisH, producing MKTVIIKYNAGNVQSVMYALDRIGASYLLTDDETEIRSADKVIFPGVGEASTAMAYLRERGLDRLIPSLKQPVLGTCIGMQLMCRHSEENNTTCMGIFDIDVRRLPADGGLKVPHMGWNNINQLRGPLTEGLPADAYMYFVHSYAADVCPETVAVCEYGRPFSAMLQKDNFYAAQFHAEISGNVGQRVLENFLNLSL
- a CDS encoding transposase, giving the protein MHYHRNLPHIQPTEAVFFITMRLSGSIPTAIVAMIQERYELDQKRLEKSIIDEKQLNQLKADNRKRYFAHFEHHLDHPQNGPYWLSKPEIANIVKEALHFREQEQYDLIAYTIMSNHIHIVIDTRNKGKQDRPLFRVLQSFKSHTGRHTNKLLGHTGSFWHQESYDHVVRDSAELENIIRYVLENPVKAKLVENWQDWPHTYVNEAYL
- a CDS encoding aminotransferase class IV; the encoded protein is MHYGYLNGTIRPVDELSIGITDLSLLRGYGLFDYFLTYNGRPFQWDWYWERFQNSATGLRLPLPMGKDETYALVMDLVNRAGGADVALRFVLTGGYSADSISIGEPNLLIITEDIHPVPGEQYKVGIRVMLDEYVRDMAEIKSTDYKRVILKAPAIRAAGASDLLYHKDGEISELSRSNFFLVKGNTLITPNRHILRGITRRTVIELAKPDFFVEERPVLLSELQDADEAFTTSSTKRVLPIVQVGEITIGNGQVGPKSRFLLQRFDEFVAKW
- the ettA gene encoding energy-dependent translational throttle protein EttA: MSQETIIFSMAGVSKIIPPNRQILKNIYLSFFYGAKIGVLGLNGSGKSTLLRIIAGIDKNYNGEVVFSPGYSVGMLEQEPQLDPSKTVKEVVEEGVQPIVDLLKEFDQINEAFGDPDADFDKLIARQGEVQEKLDHYNAWELDARLERAMDALRTPPSDALISTLSGGEKRRVALCRLLLQEPDVLLLDEPTNHLDAESVLWLEEHLRQYKGTVIAVTHDRYFLDNVAGWILELDRGEGIPWKGNYSSWLEQKEQRLAKEEKTESKRQKTLQRELEWVRMAPKARQAKSKARLGAYEKLLSEDAQQREQKLEIFIPPGPRLGAKVIEAHGVAKAFGDKLLYENLDFTLPQAGIVGIIGPNGAGKTTLFKLITGQLKPDAGTFEVGETVKLAYVDQEHDGLDPDKTVFQTISEGNEWIMLGGKQSNARAYCSRFNFAGSDQEKKVGTLSGGERNRVHLAIALKEGGNLLLLDEPTNDLDVNTLRALEEGLENFAGCAVVISHDRWFLDRVATHILAFEGDSQVYWFEGNFSEYEENRRKRLGTDATPKRIKYKKLA